From a single Nicotiana tomentosiformis chromosome 2, ASM39032v3, whole genome shotgun sequence genomic region:
- the LOC104121244 gene encoding UDP-glycosyltransferase 73D1: MALANSQKLHFVLIPLLAQGHMIPMIDMARLFAEHGVKVSLVTTPHNASRFAAIINRSRESEGKEIELIQIPFPSEEVGLPPGCENLDSVPSRDLIRNFYTALNTLQKPVEIFLQEHAFPPSCIISDKCLSWTSQTARKFNVPRLVFHGMCCFSLLSSHNLKIHRPYLNVKSDTQRFVVPGLPMKIEISKNQLPGAFMQLPDLDDIRDKMEEAESSAYGVVVNTFTQLENGCAEEYKKAINKKVWCIGPVSLCNDNILDMYQRGNKPSIDEKQCIKWLHTMKNKSVLYCCLGSQCRLIASQLIEIGLGLEASNLPFIWVIKNGENIDPELEKWLMDENFEERIKRRGLVIKGWAPQVLILSHPAIKGFLTHCGWNSTIESVSCGVPMITWPMFAEQFFNEKLIVEVLRIGVKIGVEIPVRWGEEKKVGVLVHKVQVANAVEKLMDGGEEGEMRRNKAKELGLVARRTMEENGTSRINILNLIQDILNQS; the protein is encoded by the coding sequence aTGGCATTAGCCAATTCACAAAAACTTCATTTCGTGTTAATCCCATTACTAGCTCAAGGCCATATGATTCCAATGATAGATATGGCTAGGCTATTCGCCGAACATGGCGTAAAAGTAAGCTTAGTAACTACACCACACAACGCTTCAAGATTTGCTGCAATTATCAATCGGTCAAGAGAATCCGAGGGAAAAGAAATTGAACTCATACAAATCCCATTTCCTAGTGAAGAAGTTGGTTTACCACCTGGTTGTGAAAATCTTGATAGCGTTCCTTCACGTGACCTTATAAGAAATTTTTATACAGCACTTAACACGTTACAAAAACCAGTAGAAATATTCTTGCAAGAGCATGCTTTTCCTCCGAGCTGCATAATATCAGATAAGTGTCTTTCTTGGACTTCACAAACAGCACGAAAATTCAACGTCCCGAGGCTTGTTTTCCACGGGATGTGTTGTTTTTCTTTGTTAAGTTCTCATAACTTAAAAATTCATAGGCCTTATTTAAATGTCAAATCCGATACACAACGTTTCGTTGTACCAGGGCTTCCAATGAAAATTGAAATATCGAAAAATCAGCTTCCAGGTGCGTTCATGCAATTACCTGACCTAGATGATATTCGGGACAAAATGGAAGAAGCTGAGTCAAGTGCTTATGGAGTAGTGGTAAACACATTTACACAATTGGAGAATGGATGTGCAGAGGAATATAAAAAAGCTATTAACAAAAAGGTATGGTGCATTGGGCCAGTTTCACTTTGCAATGATAATATTTTAGATATGTATCAAAGAGGGAATAAACCTTCAATTGATGAAAAACAATGTATAAAATGGCTTCATACTATGAAAAACAAGTCCGTTCTATATTGTTGTCTCGGTAGTCAATGTAGACTAATCGCGTCGCAGTTAATAGAAATTGGACTTGGATTAGAAGCATCCAATTTGCCATTTATTTGGGTAATTAAGAATGGCGAAAACATAGATCCCGAGTTAGAGAAATGGTTAATGGATGAAAATTTTGAGGAGAGAATCAAAAGGAGAGGACTTGTAATTAAAGGTTGGGCCCCACAAGTTCTAATATTGTCACATCCAGCAATTAAAGGATTTCTGACGCATTGTGGTTGGAACTCGACGATAGAAAGTGTGAGTTGTGGTGTGCCTATGATTACATGGCCAATGTTTGCAGAACAATTCTTTAATGAAAAACTCATTGTTGAAGTTTTGAGGATTGGAGTTAAAATTGGTGTTGAAATTCCAGTTAGATGGGGAGAAGAAAAGAAAGTTGGAGTATTGGTGCACAAAGTACAAGTTGCAAATGCAGTGGAGAAACTAATGGATGGAGGAGAAGAAGGGGAAATGAGAAGAAATAAAGCTAAAGAACTTGGATTGGTAGCAAGGAGAACTATGGAAGAAAATGGAACTTCTCGTATCAACATATTGAACCTCATTCAGGACATCTTAAACCAGTCGTAA